One Paroedura picta isolate Pp20150507F chromosome 3, Ppicta_v3.0, whole genome shotgun sequence genomic window carries:
- the LOC143832070 gene encoding uncharacterized protein LOC143832070 — MIRCTLHLPPPFCSATSESNMESSSQASSVPATGRGPTWRDAEIRDLIGIFSEEKIQDAFQSSHRNREVFEQVAIKMRALGHNRTGLECRSKTKTMRAEYMRAVNHNKGSGNEKVTCPYFEEQRQLYGDGEGSGRPKRVGRSLKVVRKPAAPVEEPPAEEDPGEGTSSSFRPPPPVQQRAAESVTLDLIAIAPGEPEEAPEQTPLASETQLPGTGPLESPAAPDVDSDSGASTNIDFIPGTQEEEQPGVLGPPARRRRIQIQDEVLSDEEEEPPLPPGSPPPRGALPAEERLTRERGRLRRVSVLTSVGERLLEHCYEESRRAAAADQAMLTLIAQEGRKLRAVLRETNQILREGVEEVRLIRRLMERAVAVMERAYPPQIAPPPPPTPTPPLPAPTPPTPSQNASTQTRRRTILGKRKIKPADKYSPS, encoded by the exons atgatccgttgcaccctgcacctcccaccaccattttgctcagctactagcgaaagcaacatggaatcgtcttctcaagcctcgtccgtccctgcaaccggccgtggcccaacttggagggacgcggagatcagggacctgatcgggattttctcggaggagaaaatccaggacgcgttccagtcctcccacaggaatagggaggtttttgaacaagtggctattaagatgcgcgccctgggccacaacaggaccggccttgaatgccggtcgaagaccaagacaatgagggcagagtacatgcgtgccgtgaaccataataagggttccggcaacgaaaaggttacctgcccctacttcgaggagcagcgccagctgtacggggacggggaaggatccggcaggccgaagcgcgtcggccggagccttaaggtggttcggaagccggctgccccggtcgaggaaccacccgctgaggaggatcccggcgagggaacctcgtccagctttcgccctccaccccccgtccagcaacgagccgcggaatcggtaacgctggacctgatcgccatcgctcctggggagccagaggaggctcctgagcaaacgccccttgcctccg agacacagttgccagggacggggcccctagagtctccagcagcacctgacgtggatagtgattcgggggcatcaactaacattg atttcatacccggaacacaggaggaggaacagcctggggtgcttggacctcctgcccggcgcaggcggatacagattcaagatg aggttctttcagatgaggaggaggaaccacccctgcctccaggcagcccaccacctagaggtgcgctcccagcagaggagaggcttacgagggaacgcggcaggctgaggcgcgtctccgtcttgacaagcgtgggagagaggctccttgagcactgctatgaggagtcacggcgtgccgcggccgctgaccaagccatgctcacactcattgcccaggaggggagaaaattgagggcagtccttagagagacaaaccaaatcctacgcgaaggcgtggaggaggtgcgactgataaggagactcatggagagggctgtagcggtcatggaaagggcctaccctccacaaatcgcccccccaccaccacccacaccaacaccaccacttccagcacccaccccaccaactccctctcagaatgcctccacccaaacaagaaggaggactattctcggaaagagaaaaattaaaccagcagacaagtactccccctcctag